Proteins encoded in a region of the Longimicrobium sp. genome:
- a CDS encoding patatin-like phospholipase family protein, with protein MPEPQNPLPLSAPVGGTVLVLGGGGMKGVAHIGVWKALQEAGIEVSAFIGTSIGSMMATGLASGWGWRELAELARNLTKDDIVAINRRAVLFGGVREEAVFRGDHFRGYLERTLPIQAFSELQKPLRLNAVSLITGNEVWFGSGADEEVPVVDAVYASCAIPIYFPPARIAGDVLVDGGVLDVLPVRQAAAWGAGRIIAVDVGSEMTPPAEKYFERGMVAIHERVLTLNLQEQRKRCLDGWQGPPVVYIRPRIGHLGGWDFGRTQYFLEEGYRAAREALKAADAA; from the coding sequence ATGCCCGAACCGCAGAACCCGCTTCCACTTTCCGCGCCGGTGGGCGGCACCGTGCTGGTGCTGGGCGGCGGGGGGATGAAGGGCGTGGCCCACATCGGCGTGTGGAAGGCGCTGCAGGAGGCCGGCATCGAGGTGAGCGCCTTCATCGGCACCAGCATCGGGTCGATGATGGCCACCGGGCTCGCCTCCGGCTGGGGGTGGCGCGAGCTGGCCGAACTGGCCCGCAACCTCACCAAGGACGACATCGTGGCCATAAACCGGCGCGCCGTGCTCTTCGGCGGCGTGCGCGAGGAAGCGGTGTTCCGCGGCGACCACTTCCGCGGCTACCTGGAGCGCACCCTCCCCATCCAGGCCTTCTCCGAGCTCCAGAAGCCGCTCCGCCTCAACGCGGTCTCGCTCATCACCGGCAACGAGGTGTGGTTCGGCAGCGGCGCCGACGAGGAGGTGCCGGTGGTGGACGCCGTGTACGCATCGTGCGCCATCCCCATCTACTTCCCCCCCGCGCGCATCGCAGGCGACGTGCTGGTGGACGGCGGGGTGCTGGACGTGCTCCCCGTGCGCCAGGCCGCCGCCTGGGGCGCCGGCCGCATCATCGCCGTCGACGTCGGCTCCGAGATGACGCCCCCGGCCGAGAAGTACTTCGAGCGCGGCATGGTCGCCATCCACGAGCGCGTCCTCACGCTCAACCTTCAGGAGCAGCGAAAGCGCTGCCTGGACGGCTGGCAGGGACCGCCGGTGGTCTACATCCGCCCCCGCATCGGCCACCTGGGCGGCTGGGACTTCGGCCGCACGCAGTACTTCCTGGAGGAAGGCTACCGCGCGGCCCGCGAAGCTCTCAAGGCGGCCGACGCGGCATAG
- the sufC gene encoding Fe-S cluster assembly ATPase SufC codes for MSEPLLKITNLHAEIAEDGTEILKGLDLELHAGEIHAIMGPNGSGKSTLSKVISGHPAYEVTDGDILFKGESVLDMEPDERARAGIFLAFQYPVEIPGVSVANFMRTALNAKRGEEVDIFDFQDELEGRMGMLEMDPAFAMRSVNDGFSGGEKKRNEILQLAMLEPQLAVMDETDSGLDIDALKIVTSGINKIKDERKDMAVLLITHYQRMLNYITPDRVHVMVDGRIIRSGGPELALELEERGYDWLREGAAI; via the coding sequence ATGTCCGAGCCGCTGCTTAAGATCACCAACCTCCACGCCGAGATCGCGGAAGACGGCACGGAGATCCTGAAGGGGCTGGACCTGGAGCTGCACGCGGGCGAGATCCACGCGATCATGGGGCCCAACGGCTCCGGGAAGAGCACCCTTTCCAAGGTGATCTCCGGGCACCCCGCCTACGAGGTGACCGACGGCGACATCCTGTTCAAGGGCGAGAGCGTGCTGGACATGGAGCCCGACGAGCGGGCCCGCGCCGGCATCTTTCTGGCCTTCCAGTACCCGGTGGAGATCCCGGGCGTCTCGGTCGCCAACTTCATGCGCACTGCGCTGAACGCCAAGCGCGGCGAAGAGGTCGACATCTTCGACTTCCAGGACGAGCTGGAGGGGCGGATGGGGATGCTGGAGATGGACCCGGCCTTCGCCATGCGCTCCGTGAACGACGGCTTCAGTGGCGGCGAGAAGAAGCGCAACGAGATCCTTCAGCTCGCCATGCTGGAGCCGCAGCTCGCCGTGATGGACGAGACGGACAGTGGCCTGGACATCGACGCGCTGAAGATCGTGACCAGCGGGATCAACAAGATCAAGGACGAGCGCAAGGACATGGCCGTCCTGCTGATCACGCACTACCAGCGGATGCTCAACTACATCACCCCCGACCGGGTGCACGTGATGGTGGACGGGCGGATCATCCGCTCCGGCGGCCCGGAGCTGGCGCTGGAGCTGGAGGAGCGGGGGTATGATTGGCTCCGGGAAGGGGCCGCGATCTGA
- a CDS encoding hydroxymethylglutaryl-CoA reductase: protein MPASSSMDDRDPAAYHDWEARLAPVPPRERPVPLRVPAPLDSTRAGQARRIAFLRGRGVEVPHLEGRGGTPDPEALRGNVEHFVGMAQLPVGLIGPLRVNGLHLREDVFVPLATSEGALVASYDRGARILSRAGGAVCMLVEEEVQRAPAFAFGTLAQAARFAEWASHRVELFREIAARESRYGRLVWMRAHLEANHVYLMFSFRTGDAAGQNMVTFATAAICREILDRTPVRPEYWFVESNLSGDKKASAARFLHTRGRRVTAEALLPRTLVTRGLRATPERMCDCWRMGLLGGVQTGAMGASSHVANALAALFVACGQDVACVAEASLAVLRMEVRDGDLYVALTLPNLIVGTVGGGTRLPTARECLAILDCVGAGKAGRFAEICAAVALAGEVSIVGALASGEFAAAHQRLGRGPVG, encoded by the coding sequence ATGCCGGCTTCCAGCTCGATGGACGACAGAGACCCCGCAGCGTACCACGATTGGGAAGCGCGCCTGGCCCCCGTGCCGCCGCGCGAGCGCCCGGTGCCCCTTCGCGTTCCCGCGCCGCTCGACTCGACGCGTGCCGGGCAGGCGCGGCGGATCGCGTTCCTGCGCGGGCGTGGGGTGGAGGTGCCGCACCTGGAGGGGCGCGGCGGGACGCCGGACCCGGAGGCGCTGCGCGGCAACGTGGAGCACTTCGTGGGGATGGCGCAGCTGCCGGTGGGGCTGATCGGGCCGTTGCGCGTGAACGGGCTGCACCTGCGCGAGGACGTGTTCGTGCCGCTCGCCACCTCCGAGGGGGCGCTGGTGGCGAGCTACGACCGCGGGGCGCGCATCCTTTCGCGTGCCGGGGGCGCGGTGTGCATGCTGGTGGAGGAAGAGGTGCAGCGCGCGCCCGCCTTCGCCTTCGGGACGCTGGCGCAGGCGGCGCGCTTCGCGGAGTGGGCCTCGCATCGGGTGGAGCTCTTTCGCGAGATCGCCGCGCGCGAGTCGCGCTACGGGCGGCTGGTGTGGATGCGCGCGCACCTGGAGGCGAACCACGTCTACCTGATGTTCTCCTTTCGCACCGGCGACGCGGCGGGGCAGAACATGGTGACCTTTGCGACGGCCGCCATCTGCCGCGAGATCCTGGACCGGACCCCGGTGCGGCCGGAGTACTGGTTCGTGGAGTCAAACCTCTCCGGCGACAAGAAGGCATCCGCCGCGCGCTTCCTCCACACCCGCGGGCGCAGGGTGACCGCCGAGGCGCTCCTCCCGCGGACGCTGGTGACGCGCGGCCTCCGCGCCACCCCCGAGCGCATGTGCGACTGCTGGCGGATGGGGCTGCTGGGCGGGGTGCAGACCGGTGCGATGGGGGCCAGCAGCCACGTGGCCAACGCGCTCGCCGCGCTCTTTGTGGCGTGCGGGCAGGACGTGGCGTGCGTGGCCGAGGCCAGCCTGGCCGTGCTGCGCATGGAGGTGCGCGACGGCGACCTGTACGTCGCGCTCACCCTCCCCAACCTGATCGTGGGGACGGTGGGCGGCGGCACGCGCCTTCCCACCGCGCGCGAGTGCCTGGCGATCCTGGACTGCGTGGGGGCGGGAAAGGCGGGGCGGTTCGCGGAGATCTGCGCGGCGGTGGCGCTGGCCGGGGAGGTGTCGATCGTGGGGGCGCTGGCCTCGGGGGAGTTCGCCGCGGCGCACCAGCGGCTGGGGCGCGGGCCGGTGGGATAA
- a CDS encoding DUF4442 domain-containing protein — MTAPALPDAARAEAFRANMRSRARMRAYFMARLPLAWFAGLRVRHLDAARCDVVVPRGWRTQNPFRSTYFAAQAMAAELSTGALAMAAVQGAGAPVSMLVTEMRASFGKKAVSDAVFTCADGELIAAAVAETLRTGEGTTAETTSVGRMEDGTEVATFVFTWSFKRKN, encoded by the coding sequence GTGACCGCCCCGGCCCTGCCGGACGCCGCCCGCGCCGAGGCGTTCCGCGCCAACATGCGCAGCCGCGCCCGGATGCGGGCCTACTTCATGGCCAGGCTGCCGCTGGCCTGGTTCGCCGGGCTGCGGGTGCGCCACCTGGACGCGGCGCGCTGCGATGTGGTGGTGCCGCGCGGCTGGCGCACGCAGAACCCCTTTCGCAGCACCTACTTCGCCGCGCAGGCCATGGCCGCCGAGCTGTCGACCGGCGCCCTGGCGATGGCTGCCGTGCAGGGGGCCGGCGCTCCCGTCTCCATGCTGGTGACCGAGATGAGGGCGTCGTTCGGCAAGAAGGCGGTGTCCGACGCCGTCTTCACCTGCGCGGATGGGGAGCTCATCGCCGCCGCCGTGGCGGAAACGCTGCGCACCGGCGAGGGCACCACCGCGGAGACGACCAGCGTGGGGCGGATGGAGGATGGCACGGAGGTGGCAACCTTTGTCTTCACCTGGTCGTTCAAGCGCAAGAACTGA
- a CDS encoding type II toxin-antitoxin system VapC family toxin yields the protein MRYYYFDASVLVKAYFWEEGTEVVRQVIRDLSAESSGTRVATSRIAFVEAVSAVSRRTFAGEITPEQAEEVWNRIATDFAGYHLLEPKPRLLERAAELTRRHRLRAIDAIHLATGLAARRQAPAWVDFQFGSADRRLNVAATAELFDVFNPESPVPPGTSTPVTPSE from the coding sequence GTGAGGTACTACTACTTTGATGCCAGCGTGCTGGTGAAGGCGTATTTCTGGGAAGAAGGAACCGAGGTGGTGCGTCAAGTCATTCGAGATCTGTCGGCCGAGTCGTCCGGAACACGGGTGGCTACCTCGAGGATTGCGTTCGTCGAGGCCGTCTCCGCGGTCTCCCGGCGCACCTTCGCGGGTGAAATCACCCCCGAGCAGGCGGAAGAGGTGTGGAACCGCATCGCCACGGACTTCGCCGGCTATCACCTGTTGGAGCCGAAGCCGCGCTTGCTCGAGCGCGCCGCGGAGCTTACACGCCGGCACCGTCTCCGCGCTATCGACGCGATCCACCTCGCGACAGGACTGGCCGCAAGGCGCCAGGCGCCGGCCTGGGTCGATTTCCAGTTCGGGTCCGCGGACCGGCGCCTGAACGTCGCGGCGACGGCGGAGCTGTTCGACGTGTTCAATCCGGAAAGTCCGGTTCCGCCCGGCACCTCCACGCCCGTCACGCCGTCCGAATAG